One Nonomuraea angiospora DNA segment encodes these proteins:
- a CDS encoding Acg family FMN-binding oxidoreductase gives MAVLSAKHAIDTALEAARWAPSIHNTQPWIFSTSGDEISLRADPDRKLRVSDTSGRELLISCGAALYTLRTAMRCQGWEPVVCTLPDPDRPSLLARLRPGAETAPDESLKTLGREIKRRRTHRAGFADVPVPDRLIERLTRAAMEEGARLTPVRSPDAVRVIAALTQAAQGIQAQDRRFSLEVVRWSRPPGSGRKDGVPAEGYPRRVVRTDPDFPQRDYSWGHDWGSQAEQRTETGAGVVALLTTRGDGRQEWIDAGQALQHVLLEAAAYGVSAAFHTQALEMELLREFLRHELCSDEYPQMIMRLGVTSDDKDSVRRSVSEMAM, from the coding sequence ATGGCTGTCCTATCGGCGAAGCACGCGATCGACACCGCGCTGGAGGCCGCGCGCTGGGCGCCGTCCATCCACAACACGCAGCCCTGGATCTTCTCGACCTCGGGGGACGAGATCAGCCTGCGGGCGGACCCGGACAGGAAACTGCGCGTGAGCGACACCTCCGGCCGCGAGCTGCTGATCAGCTGCGGCGCGGCGCTCTACACCCTCCGTACGGCCATGCGCTGCCAGGGCTGGGAGCCCGTGGTGTGCACGCTGCCGGACCCGGATCGCCCCTCGCTGCTCGCCAGGCTCCGGCCGGGCGCCGAAACGGCCCCTGACGAGTCCCTCAAGACCCTCGGCAGGGAGATCAAGCGGCGCCGCACCCACCGCGCCGGCTTCGCCGACGTGCCGGTGCCCGACAGGCTGATCGAACGGCTGACCCGTGCGGCCATGGAGGAGGGCGCCAGGCTGACCCCCGTCCGTTCTCCGGACGCGGTCCGGGTCATCGCCGCCCTCACCCAGGCCGCGCAGGGCATCCAGGCGCAGGACCGCCGCTTCAGCCTGGAGGTGGTCCGCTGGTCCCGGCCGCCGGGCAGCGGCCGCAAGGACGGGGTGCCCGCCGAGGGCTACCCCCGCCGGGTGGTGCGCACCGACCCGGACTTCCCCCAGCGCGACTACTCCTGGGGGCACGACTGGGGCAGCCAGGCCGAACAGCGGACCGAGACGGGCGCCGGAGTGGTGGCGCTGCTCACCACGCGGGGCGACGGCCGCCAGGAGTGGATCGACGCCGGGCAGGCGCTCCAGCACGTGCTGCTGGAGGCCGCCGCCTACGGTGTCAGCGCCGCCTTCCACACCCAGGCGCTGGAGATGGAGCTGCTGCGCGAGTTCCTGCGCCATGAGCTCTGCTCGGACGAGTACCCGCAGATGATCATGCGGTTGGGCGTCACCTCCGACGACAAGGACTCGGTCCGCCGCTCGGTGTCGGAGATGGCGATGTAG
- a CDS encoding pyridoxamine 5'-phosphate oxidase family protein, with amino-acid sequence MQLDSSGLQVLSREECLGLLSTTPIGRIVFTEHALPAVQPVNFHLDGRSIVIRTSIGSKLAAATRYAVVAFEADEFDSELRTGWSVTAVGQARAVTDPDEIHRLAALPLTAWAPGTRDHYIVVDAEQVSGRRINH; translated from the coding sequence ATGCAGCTCGATTCGTCCGGACTTCAGGTGCTCTCCCGCGAGGAGTGTCTCGGCCTGCTGTCCACGACCCCCATCGGCCGGATCGTGTTCACCGAACATGCCCTGCCGGCCGTGCAGCCGGTCAACTTCCACCTCGACGGCCGGTCCATCGTGATCCGGACCTCGATCGGGTCGAAACTGGCGGCCGCCACACGGTACGCCGTGGTGGCCTTCGAGGCCGACGAGTTCGATTCCGAGCTGCGTACCGGCTGGTCCGTCACCGCGGTGGGGCAGGCGCGGGCCGTGACGGACCCGGACGAGATCCACCGACTGGCGGCGCTGCCGTTGACCGCCTGGGCGCCGGGGACCCGGGACCACTACATCGTGGTCGACGCCGAGCAGGTGTCCGGCCGGCGCATCAACCACTGA
- a CDS encoding DUF305 domain-containing protein: MKRSAVVGIAAGSALAAVAVTGLAATATGIAQQAIVEQHNATPTDRSLTGPYGSTRSMNVTDEPGYLARMVAHDQEAVTAARQLRRSDRPEMRALGTAIIDRQGADLAATRAWLGKWYPGRSGTATGYQPMIRDLSGLSGDALDNAFLLDMIPHHMAAVTMSQQLLMSGRAQHSETADFAIRVRDARHAEMFRMQRYLAHWFKGWSMPCGMRK; the protein is encoded by the coding sequence ATGAAACGTTCGGCAGTGGTGGGGATCGCGGCCGGTTCCGCGCTGGCGGCCGTCGCGGTGACCGGCCTTGCCGCAACGGCCACCGGCATCGCCCAGCAGGCCATCGTCGAGCAGCACAACGCCACACCGACGGATCGGAGTCTGACCGGGCCGTACGGGTCGACGCGCAGCATGAACGTCACCGACGAGCCCGGCTATCTGGCCCGCATGGTGGCTCACGATCAGGAAGCCGTGACGGCGGCGCGCCAGCTGCGGCGCTCGGACCGGCCGGAGATGCGCGCTCTCGGGACCGCGATCATCGACCGGCAGGGCGCCGATCTCGCCGCGACGAGAGCCTGGCTGGGCAAGTGGTACCCAGGGCGTTCGGGGACGGCGACCGGCTACCAGCCGATGATCCGCGATCTGTCCGGGCTGTCGGGCGACGCGCTGGACAACGCGTTCCTGCTCGACATGATTCCGCATCACATGGCCGCGGTGACGATGTCCCAGCAACTGCTGATGTCGGGGCGGGCCCAGCACTCCGAGACCGCGGACTTCGCCATCAGGGTGCGCGACGCCCGGCATGCCGAGATGTTCCGGATGCAGCGGTACCTGGCCCACTGGTTCAAGGGCTGGAGCATGCCGTGCGGGATGCGGAAGTGA
- a CDS encoding sensor histidine kinase — protein sequence MPHVRLDELLAELQVRLNTVLATRDRVHVLLEAVVSVGSELDLETVLRRIVETATKLVDASYGALGVVGHESTLVQFIPVGLTEEEIARIEHWPHGLGLLGLLIKDARPLRLGRIADHPESYGFPLGHPPMGTFLGVPIRVRDEVFGNLYLTEKRGGGEFDEEDEAIVVALATAAGVAVDNARLYEMSRRRETWLQASAEVTTRLLSGTDPRQVLSVVAGSALAMTDADLVEVLLPEPSRQSLIVESADGEGAQELLGAVFVVSETLAGDVFVQGEPMSDPDMQSGPRPGSPLRRLGYGPVMMVPLGGAPNVRGVLVLAKRSGRLPFSGADEQMLQAFAGQAAIALELAEARRDAERLSLLEDRDRIAKDLHDVVIQRLFATAMTLMSTIRLVERPEAAKRVQHAIDELDGTIRQIRSSIFALQGSVEQGAPSLRGRIVELVEGAAGHLGFMPGLRMEGQIDALVPEPVADHLLAVLREALSNVVRHSRATRADVLAEVVGAELALVVTDNGVGLGETARRSGLRNIEERATRLGGSAELTTPEAGGTRLCWRIPL from the coding sequence ATGCCACACGTGCGGCTCGACGAGCTGCTGGCCGAGCTGCAGGTACGGCTCAACACCGTGCTGGCCACCCGGGACCGGGTGCACGTACTGCTCGAGGCCGTGGTGTCGGTGGGCAGCGAGCTCGATCTGGAGACCGTGCTGCGCCGCATCGTCGAGACCGCGACCAAGCTCGTGGACGCCAGCTACGGCGCGCTGGGCGTGGTCGGCCACGAGAGCACGCTCGTCCAGTTCATCCCGGTGGGGCTGACCGAGGAGGAGATCGCCAGGATCGAGCACTGGCCGCACGGCCTGGGCCTGCTCGGCCTGCTGATCAAGGACGCGCGGCCGCTCAGGCTGGGCCGCATCGCCGACCACCCGGAGTCGTACGGCTTCCCGCTGGGACATCCGCCGATGGGCACCTTCCTCGGCGTCCCGATCCGGGTGCGCGACGAAGTTTTCGGAAACCTTTACCTGACCGAGAAGCGCGGCGGCGGCGAGTTCGACGAGGAGGACGAGGCCATCGTCGTGGCGCTGGCCACCGCGGCCGGCGTCGCCGTGGACAACGCCCGGCTGTATGAGATGTCCCGGCGGCGGGAGACCTGGCTGCAGGCCTCGGCCGAGGTGACCACGCGCCTGCTGTCCGGCACCGACCCGCGTCAGGTGCTGAGCGTGGTGGCCGGCTCCGCCCTGGCCATGACCGATGCGGACCTGGTCGAGGTGCTCCTGCCGGAGCCGTCGAGGCAGTCGCTGATCGTGGAGTCCGCGGACGGCGAGGGCGCGCAGGAGCTGCTGGGCGCCGTCTTCGTGGTGTCGGAGACGCTCGCGGGCGACGTGTTCGTCCAGGGCGAGCCGATGTCCGACCCGGACATGCAGAGCGGTCCGCGCCCCGGCTCGCCGCTGCGGCGGCTGGGTTACGGGCCGGTGATGATGGTGCCGTTGGGCGGTGCGCCGAACGTACGCGGGGTGCTGGTGCTGGCCAAGCGGAGCGGGCGGTTGCCGTTCAGCGGGGCGGACGAGCAGATGCTGCAGGCGTTCGCCGGTCAGGCGGCGATCGCCCTGGAGCTGGCCGAGGCGCGCAGGGACGCCGAGCGGCTCAGCCTGCTGGAGGACCGCGACCGCATCGCCAAAGATCTGCACGATGTGGTCATCCAGCGGCTGTTCGCCACCGCGATGACCTTGATGAGCACGATCCGGCTGGTGGAGCGGCCGGAGGCGGCCAAGCGGGTCCAGCACGCGATCGACGAGCTGGACGGGACGATCCGGCAGATCCGCTCGTCCATCTTCGCGCTGCAGGGCTCCGTCGAGCAGGGCGCTCCGAGCCTGCGGGGCCGGATCGTGGAGCTGGTGGAGGGCGCCGCGGGCCATCTGGGCTTCATGCCGGGCCTGCGTATGGAGGGGCAGATCGACGCGCTGGTGCCCGAGCCGGTCGCCGATCATCTGCTGGCCGTGTTGCGCGAGGCCCTGTCCAACGTGGTCCGCCACTCCCGCGCGACGCGCGCCGACGTCCTCGCCGAGGTCGTGGGCGCCGAGCTGGCGCTGGTGGTCACGGACAACGGCGTCGGCCTGGGGGAGACGGCACGCCGTAGCGGTCTGCGCAACATCGAGGAACGCGCCACCCGGCTGGGCGGCAGCGCGGAGCTCACGACGCCCGAGGCGGGCGGGACCCGGCTTTGCTGGCGGATCCCCCTGTGA
- a CDS encoding response regulator transcription factor — MIRVFLVDDHEVVRRGVAALLESEDDIEVIGEAGTAESAIARIAALRPEVAVLDVRLPDGSGVDVCREVRSRVPGLACLMLTSFADDDALFAAVMAGAAGYVLKQIHGSDLVGAVRTVALGQSLLDPQTTAAMLQRLREQAARKDPLAALSDQERHILDLIGEGLTNRQIGEQLFLAEKTVKNYVSNLLAKLNMQRRTQAAALAARLRDDRPE, encoded by the coding sequence GTGATTCGTGTGTTCCTCGTCGACGATCACGAGGTCGTCCGGCGGGGCGTGGCCGCGTTGCTGGAATCCGAGGACGACATCGAGGTCATCGGAGAGGCCGGCACGGCCGAGTCCGCGATCGCCCGCATCGCGGCGCTGAGGCCCGAGGTGGCGGTGCTGGACGTGCGGCTGCCGGACGGCAGCGGGGTGGACGTGTGCCGCGAGGTGCGGTCGAGGGTGCCGGGGCTGGCGTGCCTGATGCTGACGTCGTTCGCCGATGACGACGCGCTGTTCGCCGCGGTGATGGCCGGGGCGGCCGGCTACGTGCTCAAGCAGATCCACGGCTCCGACCTGGTCGGCGCCGTCCGCACGGTCGCCTTGGGACAGTCGCTGCTCGACCCGCAGACCACCGCCGCCATGCTGCAGCGCCTGCGCGAGCAGGCCGCCAGGAAGGATCCCCTCGCCGCGCTGTCGGACCAGGAGCGGCACATCCTCGACCTGATCGGCGAGGGGCTGACCAACCGGCAGATCGGCGAGCAGCTGTTCCTGGCGGAGAAGACGGTCAAGAACTACGTGTCCAACCTGCTGGCCAAGCTCAACATGCAGCGCCGCACCCAGGCCGCCGCGCTGGCGGCGCGGCTGCGGGACGACCGTCCCGAATAA
- a CDS encoding CBS domain-containing protein, producing the protein MTVEMLAAERVMSRVLVAVKPDESPLMAWELMRRADVHHLPVVEGRHVFGILTREQVAMSWSGGPEEQSSRQVRMLLGCQRRPVVRPDTPLTRVAAAMLDAGCDAVPVVDGGGLIGLVTAHDVLLAVAGRLRPAEGSHEVVTGMFHLEPVLPPASTAGDVP; encoded by the coding sequence ATGACGGTCGAAATGCTGGCCGCCGAGCGGGTGATGAGCCGGGTCCTGGTGGCGGTCAAGCCGGACGAGTCACCGTTGATGGCCTGGGAGCTGATGCGCCGCGCGGACGTGCATCACCTGCCGGTGGTCGAGGGGCGGCACGTGTTCGGCATCCTGACGCGCGAGCAGGTGGCGATGTCCTGGTCGGGCGGTCCGGAGGAGCAGTCCAGCCGTCAGGTGCGGATGCTGCTCGGGTGCCAGCGCAGGCCGGTGGTCCGCCCGGACACCCCGCTGACCAGGGTCGCGGCGGCGATGCTGGACGCCGGGTGCGATGCCGTGCCGGTGGTCGACGGTGGCGGGCTGATCGGCCTGGTCACGGCGCACGACGTGCTGCTGGCCGTCGCCGGGCGTCTGCGCCCCGCCGAAGGGTCCCATGAGGTGGTCACCGGGATGTTCCACCTCGAACCCGTCCTTCCCCCGGCCTCCACCGCGGGAGACGTGCCCTGA
- a CDS encoding carboxylate-amine ligase codes for MRADGTATPVVRTLTVGVEEEFLLLDQAEGRPALAAPAVLTLLGGDPHIKAEVMRYQLETVTGVCTDLAQVAEELSRHRTLAARAARELGCHLAACGIPPRHMPGLSALTADDRYRALAARHGGLVAGSGTCGCHVHVGVSSRELGVQILTRLRPYLATLLALSANSPIAGGGDTGWASRRYRQWSRWPTAAPPRAWRSAADYDAAVCHLIRRGRALDERSVYFHARLSPRYPTVELRVMDTCLSVEDTVLLAAMARALVALALADMTRDVPIKALSDRQIVAELAAAARLGLDALALDPYTARALPQRDLLEMLLPRLPEPEPIALLLNRLARRGTGAARQRTMWSQAGTPRRFAQLLADATIP; via the coding sequence ATGAGAGCGGATGGCACCGCCACCCCTGTGGTCCGGACGCTGACGGTGGGCGTTGAAGAGGAGTTCTTGCTGCTGGACCAGGCCGAAGGCCGCCCGGCCCTGGCCGCGCCGGCGGTTCTGACGCTGCTCGGCGGCGATCCGCACATCAAAGCCGAGGTCATGCGCTACCAGCTCGAAACGGTCACCGGCGTGTGCACGGACCTGGCGCAGGTGGCCGAGGAGCTGTCCCGCCACCGGACGCTCGCCGCACGCGCGGCGCGGGAACTGGGCTGCCATCTCGCCGCGTGCGGCATCCCCCCGCGGCACATGCCCGGTTTGTCCGCTCTGACGGCCGACGACCGCTACCGGGCGCTGGCGGCCCGCCATGGAGGCCTGGTCGCGGGCTCGGGCACCTGCGGCTGCCACGTACACGTCGGCGTCTCCTCCCGCGAGCTGGGCGTGCAGATCCTCACCCGGCTCCGGCCCTACCTGGCCACGCTGCTGGCGCTCAGCGCCAACTCTCCCATCGCCGGCGGCGGGGACACGGGCTGGGCCAGCCGCCGCTACCGGCAGTGGAGCCGCTGGCCGACGGCGGCGCCTCCCCGGGCGTGGCGGTCGGCGGCCGACTACGACGCCGCCGTGTGCCACCTGATCCGCCGCGGCCGTGCCCTGGACGAACGGAGCGTGTACTTCCACGCCCGGCTGTCGCCGCGCTACCCGACCGTGGAGCTGCGGGTCATGGACACCTGCCTCTCGGTCGAGGACACTGTGCTGCTGGCGGCCATGGCGCGGGCACTCGTCGCCCTGGCCCTCGCCGACATGACCCGAGATGTGCCGATCAAGGCGCTGAGCGACCGGCAGATCGTCGCCGAGCTGGCCGCCGCCGCCCGGCTCGGCCTGGACGCGCTCGCCCTCGACCCGTACACGGCGCGGGCCCTGCCCCAGCGCGACCTGCTGGAGATGCTCCTGCCGCGCCTGCCCGAGCCCGAACCGATCGCCCTGCTGCTCAACCGGCTCGCCCGCCGGGGGACGGGCGCGGCCCGGCAGCGGACGATGTGGTCCCAGGCGGGCACGCCCCGTCGATTCGCCCAGTTGCTCGCCGACGCGACAATCCCCTGA
- a CDS encoding universal stress protein, whose translation MIIAGVDGSRASCAAVAWAVDDAKRRHEPLRIVHAVNRDSYRFSRFHAAPEPDVLDRMAQTMVTEAAELASERQLDVEISTEVVEGPAAVALREQAKDATEIVIGSRGLGGFEGALLGSVSLHVAGQAHCPVVVVRPEQESVRGEVVVGVDDSPECEPALEFAFRQAELRGGPVRAIHAWQPPVQLYAPQVNYDPDDITAAANQVVAARIARFREAYPRVEVIEDVRRAHPVDALVAASAKAALVVVGSHGRGVIRSALLGSVSHAVLHHARCVVAVVR comes from the coding sequence ATGATCATTGCAGGTGTCGACGGATCGCGGGCGTCGTGCGCCGCGGTGGCCTGGGCGGTGGATGACGCGAAGCGCCGGCACGAGCCGTTGCGCATCGTGCACGCCGTGAACCGTGATTCGTACCGTTTTTCGAGGTTCCACGCCGCTCCCGAGCCGGACGTGCTCGACCGCATGGCGCAGACGATGGTCACCGAGGCGGCCGAGCTGGCGAGCGAGCGGCAGCTGGACGTCGAGATCTCGACCGAGGTCGTCGAGGGGCCCGCGGCGGTGGCGCTGCGTGAGCAGGCCAAGGACGCGACCGAGATCGTCATCGGCAGCCGGGGGCTGGGCGGGTTCGAGGGGGCCCTGCTCGGGTCCGTGAGCCTGCACGTGGCCGGTCAGGCGCACTGCCCGGTGGTCGTGGTGCGGCCCGAGCAGGAGTCCGTACGCGGTGAGGTGGTGGTCGGCGTGGACGACTCGCCGGAGTGCGAGCCCGCGCTCGAGTTCGCCTTCCGCCAGGCCGAGCTGCGCGGCGGCCCGGTGCGCGCGATCCACGCCTGGCAGCCGCCGGTGCAGTTGTACGCCCCGCAGGTCAACTACGACCCCGACGACATCACCGCGGCCGCCAACCAGGTCGTGGCCGCCAGGATCGCCCGGTTCCGGGAGGCGTACCCGCGGGTGGAGGTGATCGAGGACGTGCGGCGCGCCCACCCGGTCGACGCCCTGGTGGCCGCTTCGGCCAAGGCCGCGCTGGTGGTGGTCGGCTCGCACGGGCGCGGAGTCATCCGCTCGGCGCTGCTGGGCTCGGTCAGCCACGCGGTCCTGCACCACGCCCGCTGCGTCGTGGCCGTGGTGCGGTAG
- a CDS encoding cellulose-binding domain-containing protein translates to MRLRGLRRGLIAGVLAVCMAGAAVASTITAHAAAAGCQVTYTLGSQWTGGFSANVAIKNLGDPLTSWTLRWSFGAAQTVSQAWNAVVTQSGSAVTAANVGWNGSLPTNGSASFGFNGTWNNSTNPVPATFTLNGVTCTGTVTPTATPTVTPTVTPTSGPPPSRTVRVYWLKPSDVAYDQRYPDGIAKVMQEAQRFFKQQLGKTFTLNNPVVEVVNGDQPRTWYENTPNCGEKYWWTVCNMQAELRRKLGLGAPDNRWVNVGEISAEGDGAGGGGGNGWVILSGHDADGAAGINGAMNRWYGGMVHELGHAFGLPDATSTDGTCMSATFYSYPNCVFNQTQKNGMLNGPYGSFLT, encoded by the coding sequence ATGCGCTTACGAGGATTACGCAGGGGCCTCATCGCCGGGGTCCTGGCCGTCTGCATGGCCGGTGCCGCGGTGGCGAGCACGATCACGGCGCACGCGGCCGCGGCCGGCTGCCAGGTCACCTACACCCTGGGCTCGCAGTGGACCGGCGGCTTCAGCGCCAACGTCGCGATCAAGAACCTCGGTGATCCACTCACGAGCTGGACCCTGCGCTGGAGCTTCGGCGCCGCGCAGACGGTCAGCCAGGCCTGGAACGCCGTCGTGACCCAGAGCGGCAGCGCGGTGACCGCCGCCAACGTCGGCTGGAACGGCTCCCTGCCGACGAACGGCAGCGCCTCGTTCGGGTTCAACGGCACGTGGAACAACTCCACCAACCCGGTGCCGGCCACTTTCACCCTCAACGGCGTCACCTGCACGGGCACCGTGACCCCCACGGCGACTCCGACCGTGACCCCGACCGTGACCCCGACGTCGGGCCCGCCGCCGTCGCGGACCGTGCGGGTCTACTGGCTCAAGCCCTCGGACGTGGCCTACGACCAGCGCTACCCGGACGGCATCGCCAAGGTCATGCAGGAGGCGCAGCGCTTCTTCAAGCAGCAGCTCGGCAAGACGTTCACGCTGAACAACCCGGTCGTCGAGGTCGTCAACGGCGACCAGCCGCGGACCTGGTACGAGAACACGCCGAACTGCGGGGAGAAGTACTGGTGGACGGTCTGCAACATGCAGGCCGAACTGCGCCGTAAGCTCGGCCTCGGCGCCCCGGACAACCGCTGGGTCAACGTCGGCGAGATCAGCGCCGAAGGCGACGGCGCCGGTGGCGGCGGCGGCAACGGATGGGTCATCCTCAGCGGACACGACGCCGACGGCGCCGCGGGGATCAACGGTGCGATGAACCGGTGGTACGGCGGAATGGTGCACGAGCTGGGGCACGCGTTCGGCCTGCCCGACGCCACCTCCACCGACGGGACGTGCATGTCGGCGACCTTCTACTCCTACCCGAACTGCGTCTTCAACCAGACCCAGAAGAACGGCATGCTGAACGGCCCGTACGGCAGCTTCCTGACCTGA
- a CDS encoding GxGYxYP domain-containing protein produces MVSRRSFLRANGAVLAAGGLGLTFQGPAAARTLPTFLPNFGRPTHLDFADLTTLHGDDQLLLTTLQGVVNRRRPRLYFNYDAAGHDERWLSTTGAAVTRHDRPLDLVARYRAEVRGAILHDPDVPDSVNVATTLAGLEDAVAATAEQAAAHGLRTVADLRGRFDPADVLATYRWQLDHLFPRCTHALLAGLPPTRTVRVDGVRWRELARESERVRDSSNRAVRTFDLSQELPTAQDGVYLRFQDSLGDDGWGASVGSVKVSADGTQIAAFTPGTDAEAPYLFDGLNSAVGGDANRFADGGNYFIYRFTAPAGARQLLVEVDLWNQYLVTATTTAPTRVEPFPYFRDYAVATRAMVFWLPPSGATGELLDEIFGRVEPATPYAGWFSNDVAGEWGGVDRASQHGVEVVPADYYMNATVHAGVSARISDRVRPRPPARLRDRVYLTLTVGEGDNIQYCQRRMREIWDDPKRGGVPVNWTVSPLLADIGPALLAYYQRTATANDLLVAGPSGAGYTYPGSWPAAALAAYTRLTGRFLRRTGMDLVYAYNHRRPEGDGWVAFDERIVAAYRRDTPVRGIIQSWETGDLLIHPAGLPVIGNFSPQGKAQEYRDTLVRRIEGWDGGTPLFIAGAVNAWNWTPADIAELAGLLGDPFEIVRGDTFFALLREHLAA; encoded by the coding sequence ATGGTGTCACGACGCAGTTTCCTACGGGCGAACGGCGCGGTCCTCGCGGCCGGCGGCCTCGGCCTCACCTTCCAGGGCCCCGCCGCCGCCCGCACCCTCCCCACCTTCCTGCCGAACTTCGGCCGACCCACCCACCTCGACTTCGCCGACCTCACCACCCTCCACGGCGACGACCAGCTGCTCCTGACCACCCTCCAGGGCGTCGTCAACCGCCGCCGGCCGCGCCTCTACTTCAACTACGACGCCGCCGGACACGACGAGCGCTGGCTGTCCACCACCGGCGCGGCGGTCACCCGTCACGACCGCCCCCTCGACCTGGTCGCCCGCTACCGCGCCGAGGTGCGCGGCGCGATCCTGCACGACCCGGACGTCCCCGACTCCGTCAACGTCGCCACCACCCTGGCCGGCCTCGAGGACGCCGTCGCCGCGACCGCCGAGCAGGCCGCCGCGCACGGCCTGCGCACCGTCGCGGACCTGCGCGGCCGCTTCGACCCCGCCGACGTCCTGGCCACGTACCGCTGGCAGCTCGACCACCTGTTCCCCCGCTGCACCCACGCCCTGCTCGCCGGGCTCCCGCCCACCAGGACGGTGCGGGTGGACGGCGTGCGGTGGCGCGAGCTCGCGCGGGAGAGCGAGCGCGTACGCGACTCCTCCAACCGGGCGGTGCGCACGTTCGACCTGAGCCAGGAGCTGCCGACCGCCCAGGACGGCGTCTACCTGCGCTTCCAGGACTCGCTCGGCGACGACGGCTGGGGCGCGTCGGTGGGCTCGGTGAAGGTGAGCGCGGACGGGACGCAGATCGCGGCGTTCACCCCCGGCACGGACGCCGAGGCCCCCTACCTCTTCGACGGTCTCAACTCCGCCGTCGGCGGCGACGCCAACCGCTTCGCCGACGGCGGCAACTACTTCATCTACCGCTTCACCGCCCCGGCCGGCGCCCGGCAACTGCTCGTCGAGGTGGACCTGTGGAACCAGTACCTGGTCACGGCCACGACGACCGCGCCCACCCGGGTCGAGCCGTTCCCCTACTTCCGCGACTACGCGGTGGCCACCCGCGCCATGGTCTTCTGGCTGCCGCCCAGCGGCGCCACCGGTGAGCTGCTCGACGAGATCTTCGGCCGGGTCGAGCCCGCCACGCCGTACGCGGGCTGGTTCTCCAACGACGTGGCGGGCGAGTGGGGCGGTGTCGACCGGGCCTCGCAGCACGGCGTGGAGGTGGTCCCCGCCGACTACTACATGAACGCCACCGTCCACGCCGGGGTCTCCGCCAGGATCTCCGACCGGGTACGCCCGCGACCGCCGGCCAGGTTACGCGACCGCGTCTATCTCACGCTCACGGTCGGCGAGGGCGACAACATCCAGTACTGCCAGCGCCGGATGCGCGAGATCTGGGACGACCCCAAGCGCGGCGGCGTGCCGGTCAACTGGACGGTCAGCCCGCTGCTGGCCGACATCGGGCCCGCGCTGCTGGCGTACTACCAGCGCACGGCCACCGCCAACGACCTGCTCGTGGCCGGCCCGTCCGGCGCCGGCTACACCTACCCGGGGTCCTGGCCGGCGGCGGCGCTGGCCGCGTACACGCGGCTCACCGGCCGATTCCTGCGCCGTACCGGCATGGATCTCGTTTACGCCTACAACCACCGCCGGCCCGAGGGCGACGGCTGGGTGGCCTTCGACGAGCGCATCGTCGCCGCCTACCGGCGCGACACGCCGGTGCGCGGCATCATCCAGTCGTGGGAGACCGGCGACCTGCTGATCCATCCGGCGGGCCTGCCCGTGATCGGGAACTTCTCGCCGCAGGGCAAGGCGCAGGAGTACCGGGACACGCTGGTGCGGCGGATCGAGGGATGGGACGGGGGCACGCCGCTGTTCATCGCCGGGGCGGTCAACGCCTGGAACTGGACGCCGGCCGACATCGCCGAGCTCGCGGGCCTCCTGGGGGATCCGTTCGAGATCGTCCGCGGCGACACGTTCTTCGCGCTGCTGCGCGAACATCTGGCTGCCTGA